In the genome of Pseudomonas putida, one region contains:
- a CDS encoding DUF6021 family protein, with product MSQSDPRKPDQGPHSSEHATHPNDLGFDPDSPDLEDPQVDPQGPAKPPRDDEKKA from the coding sequence ATGAGCCAATCTGATCCGCGCAAACCCGACCAAGGACCGCATTCTTCCGAACACGCCACTCACCCGAACGATCTGGGCTTTGATCCGGACTCACCTGATCTCGAAGACCCACAAGTCGATCCCCAAGGACCGGCCAAGCCGCCCAGGGATGACGAAAAGAAAGCATGA
- a CDS encoding DNA-binding protein → MARVGINKVVVQQARQALLARGEHPSIDAVRIELGNTGSKTTIHRYLKELEERPPVPLDTASLSNQLSGLVEQLAEQLNEEAQARIRDAEADFEAQREQLQAQVQLAQQALAAAHHQLQIQASALQAESEKLLTTQSTLQAEQLRSASLNQALGEVQLRLADKDAQVQQLQVELRQLQQAMLVRQEEATRLHRDNERLIGEHRQAVEQRTALEAQLEQRDAQVQGLRSILAQAQGASDEMRRQLENQTTQLEHKRELCGEQARQLERLQGMLDARTAALAVCDAAGHQSG, encoded by the coding sequence ATGGCCCGGGTCGGTATCAATAAGGTGGTGGTACAGCAGGCGCGGCAGGCGTTGCTGGCTCGGGGTGAGCATCCCAGTATCGATGCCGTGCGTATCGAGCTCGGCAATACCGGCTCCAAAACCACGATCCATCGCTATCTCAAGGAACTGGAGGAGCGCCCCCCAGTGCCTTTGGATACGGCAAGCCTGAGCAATCAACTGAGCGGCCTGGTGGAGCAACTGGCCGAGCAGTTGAACGAGGAAGCCCAGGCACGCATCCGTGATGCCGAAGCCGACTTCGAGGCGCAGCGCGAGCAACTGCAGGCGCAGGTGCAATTGGCGCAACAGGCGCTGGCGGCAGCGCACCATCAGTTGCAGATTCAGGCGAGCGCGTTGCAGGCCGAATCCGAAAAACTGCTGACCACCCAAAGCACCCTGCAGGCCGAGCAATTGCGCAGCGCCAGCCTCAACCAAGCGCTGGGCGAGGTGCAGTTGCGCCTGGCCGACAAGGACGCACAGGTGCAGCAACTGCAGGTGGAGCTGCGCCAATTGCAGCAGGCCATGCTGGTGCGCCAGGAGGAGGCCACGCGCCTTCACCGGGACAACGAGCGCTTGATCGGGGAGCATCGGCAGGCGGTGGAGCAACGCACGGCGCTGGAGGCACAACTGGAGCAACGTGATGCCCAGGTTCAGGGGCTGCGCTCGATCCTGGCCCAGGCCCAAGGCGCGAGCGACGAAATGCGCCGACAACTGGAGAACCAGACAACGCAACTGGAGCACAAACGCGAGCTGTGCGGCGAACAGGCACGCCAGTTGGAGCGCTTGCAAGGCATGCTCGATGCCCGGACGGCGGCGCTGGCAGTCTGTGACGCCGCTGGACACCAGAGCGGGTAG
- a CDS encoding GNAT family N-acetyltransferase yields MPIRPALPRDLPLLPDVERSAAQAFTQLPGLSWLASGDVLDLTAHQAFLAQGDSWIAVDDGDRPIGFLCAQTAGSELHIHELSVHERAQGKGMGRRLLREAIDTARSRGLQAVTLTTFIDVPWNAPFYARLGFTILTPEQLDERLRGILRDERAHGLSGRCAMRLAIG; encoded by the coding sequence ATGCCCATACGCCCTGCTCTTCCCCGCGACCTGCCGCTGCTCCCTGATGTGGAGCGTTCGGCCGCACAGGCATTCACCCAGCTTCCCGGCCTCTCCTGGCTGGCGTCCGGCGACGTGCTTGACCTCACAGCCCATCAGGCCTTTCTGGCACAGGGTGACAGTTGGATCGCCGTGGATGATGGCGACCGACCGATCGGCTTTCTCTGCGCGCAGACGGCAGGGAGCGAATTGCACATCCATGAGCTCTCGGTGCACGAGCGCGCCCAGGGCAAAGGGATGGGTCGGCGCCTTTTGCGCGAGGCGATCGATACTGCGCGCAGCCGTGGTCTGCAAGCAGTCACGCTGACCACCTTCATCGACGTGCCATGGAATGCGCCGTTCTATGCCCGCCTCGGTTTCACGATCCTGACACCAGAGCAGTTGGATGAACGCCTGCGAGGCATCTTGCGCGATGAGCGGGCGCATGGCTTGTCTGGGCGTTGCGCCATGCGGCTAGCAATTGGCTAG
- a CDS encoding sensor domain-containing diguanylate cyclase yields the protein MAASRRQDEDGVFSVAGEGRAVALFRLVLSFMAVVMLAFVLIEGWRIWRDYRHAFVNAEDAVTNLARGTAQHAEDAIRQVDAITSALAERIEGDGFAHLDRPRLHALLKQQKAIMPQLHGLFVYGADGRWIVTDQSMITPRANNADRDYFIYHRTHADRDVRVGSVVRSRSTGDLIIPITRRLNNPDGSFAGVLLGSIKVDWFVRYYGDFKIDERGALVLAKRDGTILVRRPFVEQVVGRSLADSDIFRNHLPYADQGVVEAVAVVDGTPRLYAYRALAHYPLVVEAGLSRESIIAPWRHDMLKSIAVLLLLLSGLAAFGWVVLRQLRERIAIERALHQAHQTLKSLALTDSLTGLGNRRRLDGVFEAEIRRARRQGYPLALVMIDLDYFKAYNDRYGHPAGDQCLRRFGELLGHALKRPGDLAVRYGGEEFTLLLPNTDAQGAVTIVQEVLMLLRRLAIEHAGSPLGQVSASAGIAVGHPGPEDITPESLTAAADAALYEAKRQGRDRYSLASSALANC from the coding sequence ATGGCTGCAAGCAGGAGGCAGGACGAGGACGGGGTGTTTTCCGTAGCCGGCGAGGGCCGCGCCGTGGCCTTGTTCCGCCTGGTACTGAGCTTCATGGCGGTGGTGATGCTGGCCTTCGTGCTGATCGAAGGCTGGCGGATCTGGCGCGACTACCGGCATGCCTTCGTCAATGCCGAAGATGCGGTGACCAACCTGGCCAGAGGCACCGCCCAGCATGCCGAAGACGCCATTCGTCAGGTCGATGCGATCACCTCCGCATTGGCCGAGCGCATCGAGGGCGACGGCTTCGCGCACCTGGACCGACCTCGACTGCACGCTTTGCTCAAGCAACAGAAAGCGATCATGCCGCAGCTGCATGGCTTGTTCGTCTATGGCGCCGATGGCCGCTGGATCGTCACCGATCAATCGATGATCACGCCGCGGGCGAACAATGCCGATCGCGATTACTTCATCTATCACCGCACCCATGCCGACCGAGACGTGCGCGTCGGTTCGGTGGTGCGCAGCCGCTCTACGGGCGACTTGATCATTCCCATCACGCGGCGGCTGAACAATCCCGACGGTAGCTTCGCCGGCGTGCTGCTGGGGTCGATCAAGGTGGATTGGTTCGTGCGCTACTACGGCGACTTCAAGATCGACGAGCGCGGCGCGCTGGTGCTGGCCAAACGCGACGGCACCATTCTCGTGCGCCGGCCCTTCGTCGAGCAGGTCGTGGGCCGCAGCCTGGCCGACAGCGATATCTTTCGCAATCACTTGCCTTACGCCGATCAGGGAGTGGTGGAGGCCGTCGCGGTGGTCGACGGGACGCCGCGCCTGTACGCCTACCGGGCCTTGGCCCATTACCCATTGGTGGTTGAAGCTGGCCTGTCGCGCGAATCGATCATCGCGCCTTGGCGCCACGACATGCTCAAGTCGATCGCGGTATTGCTGCTTTTGTTGTCGGGGCTGGCGGCCTTTGGTTGGGTGGTGCTGCGCCAGTTGCGCGAGCGCATCGCCATCGAACGCGCCTTGCACCAGGCGCATCAGACGCTCAAATCCTTGGCCTTGACTGACAGCCTGACCGGCCTTGGCAACCGTCGCCGGTTGGACGGGGTATTCGAAGCGGAGATACGCCGGGCGCGGCGTCAGGGTTATCCCCTGGCCTTGGTGATGATCGACCTGGACTACTTCAAGGCCTACAACGACCGTTACGGCCACCCGGCAGGCGACCAATGCCTGCGGCGCTTCGGCGAACTGCTTGGCCATGCGCTGAAGCGTCCGGGCGACCTGGCGGTACGCTACGGCGGCGAAGAGTTCACGCTGTTGCTGCCCAACACTGATGCCCAGGGCGCGGTGACAATCGTGCAGGAGGTATTGATGCTGCTGCGCCGGCTGGCGATCGAGCATGCCGGCAGTCCGTTAGGGCAGGTTTCTGCCAGTGCCGGAATCGCAGTGGGCCATCCAGGACCGGAAGACATCACGCCGGAAAGCCTGACGGCTGCCGCCGATGCTGCCCTGTACGAGGCCAAGCGTCAGGGGCGGGACCGCTACAGCCTGGCGAGCAGTGCGCTAGCCAATTGCTAG
- a CDS encoding sterol desaturase family protein produces the protein MLFNLAILFGTLVAMEGVGTLAHKYIMHGWGWWLHRSHHEPHLGMLETNDVYLVALALIAAGLVALGKAGYAPVQWIGGGVAGYGVLYVLAHDGFFHRHWPRAPKPVNRYLKRLYRAHRLHHAIVGRKGSVSFGFFYAPPLRVLKRQLQARRHH, from the coding sequence ATGTTGTTCAATCTCGCCATCCTGTTCGGCACCCTGGTGGCCATGGAAGGCGTCGGCACGCTGGCTCACAAGTACATCATGCATGGCTGGGGCTGGTGGCTGCACCGTTCGCACCATGAGCCGCACCTGGGCATGCTGGAAACCAACGACGTCTACCTGGTGGCCCTGGCGCTGATTGCGGCGGGGCTGGTGGCGTTGGGCAAGGCGGGCTACGCGCCTGTGCAATGGATCGGCGGTGGCGTGGCGGGGTATGGCGTGCTGTATGTGCTGGCCCATGATGGTTTCTTTCACCGCCACTGGCCCCGCGCGCCCAAACCGGTGAACCGCTACCTCAAGCGCCTGTACCGGGCGCATCGGCTGCACCATGCAATCGTTGGGCGCAAGGGGAGTGTGTCGTTCGGGTTCTTCTACGCGCCGCCGCTGCGTGTACTCAAGCGTCAGCTCCAAGCCCGCCGGCATCACTAG
- the xth gene encoding exodeoxyribonuclease III, with product MKTLKIATFNINGIRSRLPGLLTWLEREQPDVACLQELKAADKDFPREALEAAGYGCLYHGQASWNGVAILARGSEPLEVRRSLPGMDGDSQSRYLEAAVHGVLIACLYLPNGNPQPGPKFDYKLRWFECLIAHAGTLLDSGHPTVLAGDFNVVPTDRDIYNTRSWRKDALLQPESRACYQRLLEQGWSDAIRQLHPDAQVYTFWDYFRNHWPRNAGLRIDHLLLSPELSPRLKAAGVNAWVRNEPKASDHAPAWIELSAPPRH from the coding sequence ATGAAGACGCTGAAAATAGCCACGTTCAACATCAATGGCATCCGTAGTCGACTGCCGGGTCTGCTGACCTGGCTGGAACGCGAGCAGCCCGATGTCGCCTGCCTCCAGGAACTCAAGGCTGCCGACAAGGACTTTCCGCGCGAGGCATTGGAAGCGGCGGGCTATGGCTGCCTGTACCACGGGCAAGCGTCGTGGAACGGTGTGGCCATCCTGGCCCGCGGCAGTGAGCCGCTCGAAGTGCGCCGGAGCTTGCCGGGCATGGACGGCGACAGCCAGAGCCGCTACCTGGAGGCAGCAGTGCATGGCGTCTTGATAGCGTGCCTGTACCTGCCCAATGGCAACCCTCAGCCGGGCCCCAAGTTCGACTACAAGCTGCGCTGGTTCGAATGCCTGATCGCCCATGCCGGGACCTTACTCGACAGCGGTCACCCGACGGTGCTGGCAGGGGACTTCAACGTGGTGCCCACCGACCGGGACATCTACAACACGCGCTCCTGGCGCAAGGACGCGTTGCTCCAGCCGGAGTCCCGGGCGTGCTACCAGCGCCTGTTGGAGCAAGGCTGGAGCGATGCGATCCGCCAATTGCATCCTGATGCGCAGGTCTACACGTTCTGGGACTACTTTCGCAATCATTGGCCCCGCAACGCGGGCCTGCGCATCGATCACCTGTTGCTTAGCCCCGAACTTTCACCACGGCTCAAAGCCGCCGGTGTGAATGCCTGGGTACGTAACGAACCCAAGGCCAGCGACCATGCGCCGGCCTGGATCGAGTTGTCTGCGCCGCCGCGTCACTGA